The Mesorhizobium sp. NBSH29 genome has a segment encoding these proteins:
- a CDS encoding pyruvate, water dikinase regulatory protein, with translation MNKPQSFFHLHLISDATGETLLAAGRAAAAQYKDARAIEHIYPLIRTEKQLTKVFDDIDAEPGIVLYTVVDEKLAKRIDEKCLSMGLPCVSVLEPVIAVFQSYLGTPAGRRVGAQHVLDADYFRRIDALNFTMEHDDGQLPADLEEADIILIGISRTSKTPTSIYLANRGIKTANIPIVLGVPMPESLGTAQKPLIVGLIASAERISHVRENRVLGASPGYDADTYISRATIAAELAYARQICTRHNWPMIDVSRRSIEETAAAIVALRSKTR, from the coding sequence GTGAACAAACCGCAGAGCTTTTTCCACCTGCACCTCATTTCAGATGCCACCGGGGAAACACTCCTGGCCGCCGGACGCGCCGCAGCCGCGCAATACAAGGACGCGCGCGCCATCGAGCACATCTACCCCTTGATCCGCACCGAAAAGCAGCTGACCAAGGTTTTTGACGACATCGATGCGGAACCCGGAATCGTTCTCTATACAGTTGTCGATGAAAAGCTTGCCAAGCGTATCGACGAAAAATGCTTATCCATGGGCCTCCCCTGCGTGTCGGTACTGGAACCGGTGATTGCCGTCTTCCAGTCCTATCTCGGAACACCAGCTGGCCGCCGCGTCGGCGCACAGCATGTTCTTGATGCAGATTATTTTCGCCGCATCGACGCACTAAACTTCACCATGGAGCATGACGACGGCCAGCTGCCTGCTGATCTCGAGGAAGCCGACATTATCCTCATCGGCATCTCGCGTACCTCGAAGACACCGACCAGCATCTACCTGGCTAACCGTGGCATCAAGACAGCCAACATCCCGATCGTGTTGGGTGTTCCCATGCCCGAAAGTCTTGGCACAGCGCAAAAGCCTTTGATCGTCGGCCTGATTGCATCGGCAGAGCGAATCTCGCATGTGCGCGAGAACCGCGTTCTTGGAGCGTCGCCAGGGTATGATGCTGATACCTACATCAGCCGGGCTACCATCGCCGCTGAGCTTGCCTATGCCCGCCAGATCTGTACTCGCCACAATTGGCCGATGATCGATGTCAGCCGCCGCTCCATCGAGGAGACTGCCGCCGCAATCGTTGCCCTGCGTAGCAAGACACGCTAG
- a CDS encoding Maf-like protein: MSIAQKIILASGSPFRKKLLMDAGIVVSSVPASLDERALEAPLAGSGATPADIAQVLAEAKALDVSAKNPGALVIGCDQTLSLHDEVFHKPADMEAARRHLLTLSGKTHQLNSAVVLAKNGETLWRHVGIARLTMRSLEPGFVGRHLAQVGETALTSVGAYQIEGPGIQLFESIDGDTFTIMGLPLLPLLAELRRMDAIDG; encoded by the coding sequence ATGAGCATAGCCCAAAAGATCATTCTCGCCTCAGGAAGTCCGTTCCGAAAAAAGCTTCTCATGGATGCGGGCATCGTTGTCAGTTCTGTCCCCGCCTCGCTTGACGAACGTGCACTCGAGGCCCCGTTGGCCGGCAGCGGTGCAACTCCAGCTGACATTGCGCAGGTGCTGGCAGAGGCGAAGGCATTGGATGTCAGCGCGAAAAATCCGGGCGCGCTGGTTATCGGATGCGATCAGACCTTATCGTTGCACGATGAAGTCTTTCACAAACCGGCAGACATGGAGGCGGCCCGCCGCCATTTGCTCACACTTTCTGGCAAGACCCATCAACTGAACAGCGCTGTGGTGCTTGCCAAAAATGGCGAGACGCTCTGGCGTCATGTCGGGATAGCGCGCCTTACCATGCGCTCCCTTGAACCGGGTTTTGTCGGGCGGCACCTGGCGCAAGTGGGCGAGACGGCGCTCACCAGCGTCGGCGCTTATCAGATCGAGGGTCCTGGCATCCAGTTGTTCGAAAGCATCGACGGCGACACGTTTACCATCATGGGCCTGCCGCTCCTCCCTCTGCTCGCTGAGTTGCGAAGAATGGATGCCATCGATGGATAA
- a CDS encoding shikimate dehydrogenase: protein MDKLSPIKAFVCGHPIAHSRSPLIHGTWLTELGIAGSYEAIDVSPEDFPNFAAGLQQAGFAGGNVTIPHKEAAFAAAAVRTEAAELIGAVNTLWFDEGRLCGDNTDAYGFAANLDASAPGWATGSCAVVLGAGGAARAVIVALQQRGFNDIRIVNRTVARAQELADHFGIGANAYGWNALSELLTDADLLVNTTALGMKGQETIAFDLSSMRSAAIVTDIVYVPLTTPLLAEAMGCGLRTVDGLGMLLHQAVPGFERWFGKRPDVTGSLRNRIVSDLEQMP from the coding sequence ATGGATAAGTTATCTCCGATCAAAGCGTTTGTATGCGGCCACCCCATCGCCCATTCGCGCTCGCCTCTTATCCATGGCACCTGGCTCACTGAACTTGGCATCGCTGGCAGCTATGAGGCCATCGATGTTTCCCCCGAAGACTTCCCAAATTTCGCCGCTGGTCTCCAGCAGGCAGGCTTTGCTGGAGGAAACGTTACGATCCCACACAAGGAAGCTGCGTTTGCAGCTGCTGCTGTCCGCACCGAGGCAGCGGAACTCATCGGTGCCGTCAACACACTCTGGTTTGACGAAGGCCGCCTGTGCGGTGACAATACTGATGCCTATGGATTTGCTGCCAACCTCGATGCTTCGGCGCCGGGATGGGCGACGGGAAGCTGCGCCGTTGTCCTTGGGGCCGGTGGGGCCGCACGCGCTGTTATCGTTGCGCTCCAACAGCGAGGCTTCAACGACATACGCATCGTCAACCGTACGGTTGCGCGGGCCCAAGAGCTTGCAGACCACTTCGGCATCGGTGCCAATGCGTATGGCTGGAATGCTCTTTCTGAGTTGCTGACCGACGCTGATCTGCTGGTCAACACAACCGCTCTCGGGATGAAGGGACAGGAGACCATTGCGTTCGATCTTTCCTCCATGCGCTCCGCGGCCATCGTCACCGACATCGTTTATGTGCCGTTAACAACCCCACTACTCGCCGAAGCAATGGGGTGTGGGCTTAGAACTGTAGACGGACTAGGCATGCTACTGCACCAGGCAGTGCCCGGATTCGAACGCTGGTTCGGCAAACGGCCGGATGTGACAGGGTCATTGCGGAACCGAATCGTTTCAGACTTGGAGCAAATGCCGTGA
- the coaE gene encoding dephospho-CoA kinase (Dephospho-CoA kinase (CoaE) performs the final step in coenzyme A biosynthesis.) produces MIVVGLTGSIGMGKSTTADMFREAGIPVHDSDAAVHRLYAGSAAPLIEAAFPGTTVDNVVDRTKLAASVLGKPQALKTLEKIVHPLVRADADAFLAEQRAFSAPLAVLDIPLLFETGGQDRVDVVVVVTAPEEVQQRRVLAREGMTEDKFLKIRARQLADAEKRKLADYVIDTSQGFDAARAEVQKFIAAVKAGHNRKRPV; encoded by the coding sequence GTGATTGTGGTGGGACTCACAGGTTCCATCGGTATGGGTAAATCAACCACCGCCGACATGTTTCGTGAAGCAGGTATTCCAGTCCATGATTCCGATGCCGCGGTTCATCGGCTCTACGCCGGTAGCGCAGCGCCACTGATCGAGGCGGCGTTTCCCGGCACGACGGTGGATAATGTGGTCGATCGTACAAAGCTCGCTGCCTCGGTGCTCGGAAAACCACAAGCGCTCAAGACCTTGGAGAAAATAGTCCATCCTCTCGTCCGCGCCGACGCCGATGCATTCCTGGCTGAGCAGCGCGCGTTTTCCGCCCCGCTCGCGGTTCTTGATATACCACTTCTGTTCGAGACAGGAGGTCAGGACAGGGTGGATGTAGTTGTCGTGGTCACTGCACCGGAAGAAGTCCAACAGCGCCGCGTTCTTGCACGTGAAGGAATGACGGAAGACAAATTTTTAAAAATTCGTGCCAGGCAGCTGGCAGATGCCGAAAAACGAAAGCTCGCCGACTATGTGATCGACACGAGCCAAGGTTTCGACGCCGCCCGCGCCGAAGTGCAAAAATTTATCGCCGCCGTGAAAGCAGGGCACAACCGGAAACGCCCGGTTTGA
- the dnaQ gene encoding DNA polymerase III subunit epsilon, with protein MREIIFDTETTGLDARDDRIIEIGAVEMVNRFPTGRVFHHYINPQGRSVHVEALAVHGISDVQLVGKPVFGDIANEFLEFIDGAKLIAHNASFDMAFINAELGRIGQLNVEPGRVIDTLTLARRKHPMGPNSLDALCRRYGIDNSRRTKHGALLDSELLAEVYIELIGGKQAALGLEVVVNETPGLVQIEGIAFVAERRPRELSPRMTENERAAHAAMVSAIGEAALWNRFGAG; from the coding sequence ATGCGTGAGATCATCTTTGATACGGAAACTACTGGGCTAGATGCCCGGGACGACCGCATCATCGAGATTGGCGCCGTGGAGATGGTCAACCGTTTCCCCACCGGTCGCGTCTTCCATCACTACATCAATCCGCAGGGACGCAGCGTCCACGTCGAGGCATTGGCAGTGCACGGAATTTCCGATGTCCAACTCGTCGGCAAGCCAGTTTTTGGTGACATCGCCAACGAATTTCTCGAATTCATCGATGGCGCCAAGCTGATCGCCCACAATGCAAGCTTCGATATGGCGTTCATCAACGCCGAACTCGGACGAATCGGACAATTGAACGTGGAGCCCGGTCGGGTCATCGACACATTGACGTTGGCGCGCCGAAAACATCCGATGGGTCCAAATTCGCTGGATGCGCTCTGCCGCCGTTACGGCATCGATAACAGCCGCCGCACCAAACACGGCGCGCTACTTGATTCCGAGCTTCTCGCAGAGGTCTATATTGAACTCATTGGGGGCAAACAGGCAGCCCTTGGTCTGGAAGTCGTTGTCAATGAAACTCCAGGCCTTGTGCAGATTGAAGGCATTGCCTTCGTCGCGGAAAGACGACCACGTGAGCTGTCGCCCCGTATGACTGAAAATGAGCGCGCTGCGCATGCAGCCATGGTTAGTGCCATTGGCGAAGCCGCCCTGTGGAATCGCTTCGGCGCCGGCTGA
- the secB gene encoding protein-export chaperone SecB: MATKEKAPTGAATNGNGNGTQASLNVLVQYVKDLSFESPGAPNSLRGRETAPAISINVNVNANPLSDKEFDVNLTLSAKASHEKDVLFNVELVYGGVFRIDGFPQEHMLPVLFIECPRLLFPFARQIIAEATRNGGFPPLMLDPIDFAQMFQQKIAEDQAKNKVQVS; this comes from the coding sequence ATGGCCACCAAAGAAAAAGCCCCTACTGGCGCGGCTACGAACGGAAATGGAAACGGTACGCAGGCTTCGCTTAATGTCCTGGTGCAATATGTGAAGGATCTCTCGTTCGAGAGCCCTGGCGCGCCCAACTCGTTGCGCGGTCGCGAAACTGCACCGGCCATCAGCATCAATGTGAATGTGAATGCGAACCCGCTTTCCGACAAGGAGTTCGACGTCAACCTGACACTAAGCGCCAAGGCCTCCCATGAGAAGGATGTGCTGTTCAATGTAGAGCTGGTTTATGGTGGCGTGTTCCGTATTGACGGATTCCCGCAGGAACACATGTTGCCGGTTCTATTTATCGAATGCCCTCGGCTGCTCTTCCCGTTTGCGCGCCAGATCATCGCTGAGGCAACCCGGAATGGCGGCTTCCCGCCTCTGATGCTGGATCCGATCGATTTTGCGCAGATGTTCCAGCAGAAGATCGCTGAGGACCAGGCAAAGAACAAGGTTCAGGTGAGCTGA
- a CDS encoding FxsA family protein — protein MLRPVLIFLAIPLLEIAVFVIVGQHIGALPTVALVILTGIGGAVLLRIQGFGALAKIRYQLEAGGDPGREIVHGAMIMVAGFLLVIPGFVTDALGLLLFIPNVRDAAWSFLKSRMAMVDMFTRRSDTHGGRARGGKTIDLDQDEYFKKRDGKDPASPWRKLEDDNS, from the coding sequence GTGCTTAGACCTGTGCTGATATTCCTTGCGATACCACTTCTGGAGATCGCTGTTTTTGTTATCGTCGGGCAACATATAGGCGCGCTGCCGACTGTGGCATTGGTGATTCTGACAGGGATCGGTGGCGCGGTTCTGCTGCGTATTCAGGGCTTCGGAGCTCTTGCCAAGATCCGATACCAGTTGGAGGCCGGAGGTGATCCGGGCCGGGAAATCGTGCATGGCGCAATGATTATGGTTGCCGGTTTTCTTTTGGTCATACCCGGCTTTGTGACTGACGCTCTCGGGCTGCTCCTGTTCATACCAAATGTGCGTGATGCGGCTTGGTCCTTCCTGAAAAGCAGGATGGCAATGGTCGACATGTTTACGAGGCGATCCGATACCCACGGAGGGCGCGCACGCGGGGGCAAAACCATTGACCTCGACCAGGACGAGTACTTCAAAAAGCGAGACGGCAAGGATCCGGCATCGCCGTGGCGCAAGCTAGAGGACGACAATAGCTAG
- a CDS encoding Tim44/TimA family putative adaptor protein, producing MGFFDFGTIFFVIAAVVIFFQLRNVLGKRTGHERPPFDPYTAGRKRDKDAPATANENVVSLPRKRAAGEPEEAFKAIDAFAKPGSELNNGLRAIRQTDESFEPKPFVDGAKMAYEMIVMAYADGDRKALKNLLSRDVYDGFVAAIAEREQRGEKVQSSFVGINKAEIVSAEIKGGGEAHVTLRIVSELISVTRDKAGEVVDGDAEAIAEVKDVWTFARDTRSRDPNWKLVATEAED from the coding sequence ATGGGATTTTTTGATTTCGGTACTATTTTCTTCGTCATCGCTGCGGTGGTGATATTTTTCCAGCTGCGCAATGTTCTGGGCAAACGAACCGGGCACGAGAGGCCACCGTTCGACCCCTATACCGCCGGTCGTAAGCGCGACAAGGATGCTCCTGCCACCGCCAATGAGAATGTCGTCTCTCTGCCACGCAAGCGCGCAGCAGGGGAGCCAGAGGAGGCGTTCAAGGCAATCGATGCCTTCGCCAAGCCGGGTAGCGAACTCAATAATGGGCTTCGCGCGATCCGCCAGACAGATGAAAGCTTTGAACCTAAGCCCTTCGTCGACGGTGCGAAGATGGCTTATGAAATGATTGTGATGGCTTACGCGGATGGTGACCGAAAAGCGCTCAAGAACCTCCTCTCGCGCGACGTCTATGATGGCTTTGTTGCCGCAATCGCTGAGCGCGAGCAGCGCGGCGAAAAAGTACAGTCCTCATTTGTCGGCATCAACAAGGCCGAAATTGTCTCGGCCGAGATAAAGGGCGGCGGCGAAGCACATGTCACTTTGCGCATTGTCAGCGAACTGATTTCCGTCACCCGCGACAAGGCTGGTGAGGTGGTCGATGGTGATGCCGAAGCGATTGCCGAGGTCAAGGATGTCTGGACATTTGCTCGCGACACACGGTCGCGCGATCCGAACTGGAAACTTGTCGCCACCGAGGCTGAAGACTAG
- the mltA gene encoding murein transglycosylase A, which yields MPLSPAFQPATFHSLPGWGEDAQEEAFPAFRLSAFRVLDKPYRTGGLGIDCASFGEAYAEARNLRERIDRREAREFFERHFVPCKVVPDNRDSGFVTGFYEPIVKASSVKTHQFRWPIYGRPSDLVDVDDSNRPAGMDPYLAFGCQSENGIGEYFDRADIEDGALAGRGLELAWLEDQLETFLIHVQGAARLEMPDGTVRRFTYAAKSGQRFTGPGSLLVQTGKIDGKTATMETILAWFRANSSSIDNTLRQNRSFIFFREQPVQDAGLGPVAAAKVPLRPGRSMAVDRLAHVFGTPFYIHAPTLEAFGGSHFSRLMIAQDTGSAIVGHARGDLFAGSGREAGEIAGVVRHDADFYALIPRRLVDT from the coding sequence GTGCCGCTCTCGCCCGCCTTTCAGCCTGCAACCTTTCACAGCCTGCCAGGCTGGGGGGAAGATGCACAGGAGGAAGCCTTCCCGGCCTTCCGGCTCTCAGCTTTCCGGGTCCTCGATAAGCCATATCGCACCGGCGGGCTCGGTATTGACTGCGCCTCTTTCGGTGAAGCCTATGCTGAAGCTCGCAATCTGCGCGAGCGCATCGACCGACGGGAGGCACGAGAATTCTTCGAGCGCCATTTTGTGCCTTGCAAGGTCGTGCCGGACAACCGCGATAGCGGCTTCGTCACCGGTTTTTACGAACCCATAGTGAAAGCTTCATCGGTCAAAACTCACCAGTTTCGCTGGCCAATTTATGGTCGACCAAGCGACCTTGTCGACGTTGATGACAGCAACCGACCGGCTGGAATGGACCCCTATCTCGCATTTGGCTGTCAAAGTGAAAACGGAATCGGAGAATATTTCGACCGCGCCGATATCGAGGACGGTGCGCTTGCGGGTCGCGGCCTTGAACTCGCCTGGTTAGAAGATCAGCTCGAGACGTTCCTTATCCACGTCCAGGGCGCTGCCAGGCTGGAAATGCCTGATGGTACCGTGCGGCGATTTACCTACGCGGCGAAGTCAGGCCAAAGATTCACTGGACCGGGTTCCCTATTAGTCCAAACTGGTAAAATTGACGGCAAAACGGCAACGATGGAAACTATTTTGGCTTGGTTTAGGGCCAATTCCAGCTCAATTGACAACACTTTGCGGCAAAATCGCTCTTTTATCTTCTTCCGCGAGCAGCCGGTGCAGGATGCCGGGCTCGGTCCTGTCGCCGCTGCCAAGGTTCCTCTTAGGCCTGGGCGTTCCATGGCCGTCGACCGGCTCGCTCACGTTTTTGGAACCCCCTTCTACATCCATGCTCCGACGCTAGAGGCTTTTGGCGGAAGCCATTTCTCGCGCCTCATGATCGCTCAGGACACAGGATCAGCCATTGTCGGCCACGCCAGAGGCGATTTATTTGCGGGATCTGGCCGCGAGGCGGGAGAAATCGCTGGAGTGGTACGCCACGACGCGGACTTCTATGCGCTCATCCCCCGACGTCTGGTCGATACATGA
- a CDS encoding Smr/MutS family protein: MTIAKKLTDEDRVLWGRIARSAKPLKGRVEEPDWTAETADHSALERLLAEKSQPTPMEAPKTIQPSKNTIHPFDPPTKTKLSKGRLPIEGRVDLHGMTQSEAHALLYAFLHRAYAEGRRHVLVITGKGASFGSEGVLRRAVPQWLATPAFRVMVSSYADAARHHGGFGAIYVRLRRH, encoded by the coding sequence ATGACGATCGCAAAGAAGCTCACTGATGAGGACAGGGTACTCTGGGGCCGCATCGCTCGTTCTGCCAAACCGTTAAAAGGGCGAGTGGAAGAGCCGGATTGGACAGCTGAAACGGCTGACCACTCGGCTTTGGAAAGATTGCTCGCCGAGAAATCTCAGCCCACTCCGATGGAGGCCCCGAAAACTATCCAGCCCAGCAAGAATACAATCCACCCGTTTGATCCTCCAACAAAAACAAAGCTCTCCAAGGGTCGGCTGCCGATCGAGGGTCGCGTGGATCTGCATGGCATGACCCAGAGCGAGGCCCATGCCCTGCTTTATGCGTTCCTACATCGCGCATATGCAGAAGGCAGACGTCATGTCCTTGTTATCACAGGTAAAGGGGCGTCTTTCGGCAGCGAGGGTGTCTTGCGGCGCGCTGTGCCGCAATGGCTAGCTACTCCAGCCTTCCGCGTTATGGTGAGCAGCTATGCCGACGCAGCGCGCCACCATGGCGGCTTCGGCGCGATCTATGTGCGCTTGCGAAGGCACTGA
- a CDS encoding helix-turn-helix domain-containing protein has protein sequence MTPLGMKLRELRGKKGVTQKEMAEAIGVSAAYLSALENGRRGIPTWALLQKMMGYFNIIWDEAEELEQLAGASHPRVVVDTSGLSPRATELANVLAQTISQLDPHEIETLLTQLHACLSRGR, from the coding sequence ATGACGCCCCTCGGCATGAAGCTGCGTGAGTTGCGTGGCAAAAAAGGCGTGACGCAGAAAGAGATGGCCGAGGCAATCGGGGTCAGCGCCGCCTATCTGTCGGCGCTCGAAAATGGCCGCCGCGGTATCCCCACATGGGCATTGCTCCAGAAAATGATGGGGTATTTCAACATCATATGGGACGAGGCGGAAGAACTGGAACAGCTCGCCGGTGCATCCCACCCGCGCGTGGTTGTCGATACGTCCGGACTGTCACCACGCGCTACCGAGCTTGCCAACGTCCTTGCGCAAACCATATCCCAGCTAGACCCTCACGAGATCGAAACGCTGCTCACCCAGCTTCACGCCTGTCTGTCGCGTGGACGCTAA